A region from the Canis lupus dingo isolate Sandy chromosome 9, ASM325472v2, whole genome shotgun sequence genome encodes:
- the BRD3OS gene encoding putative uncharacterized protein BRD3OS produces MSGRVPLAEKALSESYARLRYRDTSLLIWQQQQQQLESVPPGTYLSRSRSMWYSQYGNEAILVRDRHKLGVPRDTGQSKFCTIM; encoded by the coding sequence ATGAGTGGCCGTGTGCCACTGGCTGAGAAAGCCCTGTCGGAAAGCTACGCCCGGCTCCGGTACCGGGACACGTCGCTTCTCAtttggcagcagcagcagcagcagctggagtCTGTGCCCCCTGGGACCTACCTGAGCAGGAGCCGCAGCATGTGGTACTCACAGTACGGCAACGAGGCCATCCTAGTCCGCGACAGGCACAAGCTTGGAGTCCCCCGGGACACGGGCCAGTCCAAGTTCTGTACAATCATGTGA